One window from the genome of Desulforamulus ruminis DSM 2154 encodes:
- a CDS encoding 4Fe-4S dicluster domain-containing protein: MHPVVDEEGCIACGTCAAVCPAKPTVFEVAEVSKVMRPEACIECGACEENCPTGSIKLTN, translated from the coding sequence TTGCATCCTGTGGTTGACGAAGAAGGCTGTATTGCCTGTGGTACCTGTGCCGCCGTATGTCCGGCGAAGCCCACGGTTTTTGAAGTGGCCGAGGTATCCAAGGTGATGCGCCCGGAAGCTTGTATTGAATGCGGGGCCTGTGAGGAAAATTGTCCTACCGGTTCCATTAAACTAACCAATTAA
- the hcp gene encoding hydroxylamine reductase → MFCNQCEQTAKGTGCTVSGVCGKKPEVAALQDLVLHAVKGLSLYANEGRKVGVVDQEVNHFTVEALFNTLTNVNFDPERFQILLNRCAELAAQLKEKVARAGGNVAFSDPAASFQPAASLEDLIKQGEAVGMVNDHDADADIQSLQQILVYGLKGISAYADHAKILGQEDDMVYAFIHEAMAALTNKGLGLNDWVGLVLKCGEVNLRVMELLDAGNTGKFGHPVPTEVPLGHKKGKCILVSGHDLQDLANLLEQTEGKGIYVYTHGEMLPTHGYPELKKYKHFYGHYGTAWQNQKKEFAEFPGSILMTTNCIQNPQGYMENIFSTGQVGWPGVVYVKNGDFGPVIERALALPGFAEDEAKGSVMVGFARNTVMSVAGKVIEGVKNGDIKHFFLVAGCDGAKPGRNYYTEFVEKAPKDTVILTLACGKFRFFDKKLGDIGGIPRLLDIGQCNDAYSAIQIAVALANAFECGVNDLPLSMVLSWYEQKAVAILLTLLHLGIKDIRLGPSLPAFISPNVLDVLVKNFDIKPITTPDQDLAAILKQ, encoded by the coding sequence ATGTTCTGTAACCAATGTGAGCAAACCGCCAAAGGTACCGGCTGTACGGTCAGCGGAGTTTGCGGCAAAAAGCCGGAAGTAGCCGCCCTGCAGGACCTGGTATTACATGCTGTCAAGGGATTATCCCTCTATGCCAATGAGGGACGTAAGGTGGGCGTAGTGGACCAGGAGGTCAATCATTTTACCGTTGAAGCTTTATTTAATACGCTTACCAATGTGAATTTTGATCCCGAGCGTTTTCAAATACTTCTTAACCGTTGTGCGGAATTAGCCGCTCAACTTAAAGAGAAGGTTGCCCGGGCCGGCGGTAATGTCGCCTTTAGCGATCCCGCCGCCAGCTTCCAACCTGCTGCCAGTCTGGAGGACTTGATTAAACAGGGAGAGGCTGTAGGAATGGTTAACGATCATGATGCCGATGCAGATATCCAGTCCTTGCAGCAAATTCTAGTCTATGGCTTAAAAGGAATTTCCGCCTACGCCGACCACGCTAAAATCCTGGGCCAAGAAGATGATATGGTCTATGCCTTCATTCATGAGGCCATGGCCGCTCTAACCAACAAAGGGCTGGGGCTGAACGATTGGGTTGGTCTGGTGCTGAAATGCGGTGAAGTCAACCTGCGTGTAATGGAACTGTTGGATGCAGGAAACACCGGCAAGTTCGGTCACCCGGTACCTACGGAAGTTCCCCTGGGACATAAAAAAGGCAAGTGTATCTTAGTATCCGGCCATGATCTGCAAGACTTGGCCAACCTGCTGGAGCAAACCGAAGGCAAGGGCATTTATGTCTATACCCACGGTGAAATGCTGCCCACCCACGGTTATCCGGAACTGAAGAAATACAAGCACTTCTATGGACATTACGGGACCGCCTGGCAGAATCAGAAGAAGGAGTTTGCTGAGTTCCCCGGCAGCATCCTAATGACCACCAACTGCATTCAGAATCCTCAGGGTTATATGGAAAATATTTTCAGCACCGGTCAAGTTGGCTGGCCCGGCGTCGTCTATGTCAAAAACGGCGACTTTGGACCGGTTATTGAAAGGGCGCTGGCCCTGCCGGGATTTGCCGAAGATGAGGCTAAAGGCAGTGTAATGGTTGGTTTTGCCCGCAATACGGTGATGAGTGTGGCCGGCAAGGTCATCGAAGGAGTCAAAAACGGAGATATTAAACATTTCTTCCTGGTGGCCGGCTGCGATGGTGCCAAACCGGGACGCAACTATTACACCGAATTTGTAGAAAAAGCTCCCAAGGATACGGTCATTTTGACTCTGGCTTGCGGCAAGTTCCGTTTCTTTGATAAGAAACTGGGAGACATCGGGGGTATCCCTCGCCTGCTGGATATTGGGCAGTGCAATGATGCTTACTCCGCCATTCAAATTGCCGTAGCCCTGGCCAATGCCTTTGAATGCGGCGTGAACGACCTGCCGCTGTCCATGGTGCTTTCCTGGTACGAACAAAAGGCGGTTGCTATTTTACTGACCTTGCTGCACCTGGGGATTAAAGATATTCGTCTTGGCCCCAGTTTACCGGCCTTTATTTCCCCCAACGTCCTGGATGTTTTGGTCAAGAACTTCGACATTAAACCCATCACCACACCGGACCAAGACCTGGCTGCCATTCTTAAGCAGTAA